In Cotesia glomerata isolate CgM1 linkage group LG1, MPM_Cglom_v2.3, whole genome shotgun sequence, one genomic interval encodes:
- the LOC123261182 gene encoding probable ATP-dependent RNA helicase DDX43 isoform X1, with amino-acid sequence MSFISLLCILFIYVYTYLGYQIQRLRNVLSQIVFAILRKTMSNWGDNRSRGGRGGRGGNQDGYQRREWTNSNRDNNQGRESRGSNASYGSQGQDSNSVTIQIQQKFVGKIIGRQGATIKDLQAQSGANISIDKSTDGIGTSVRITGSEEAREKAQELINNITSDDSSYGSRQGDRQQTYDSRQDDRQSYGSRSNNRQSYEHQDDREPYGSARWDSDQQNQSQNYQQSQSQNYQQPSNTQRSWHQPQSDPQQQSSQPQEEERDPLDFGDFDWAAVNEEQKNFEQERWKHLKPLKKNFYIEDPQVANMSPEEAARIRQSKNNIDCRVMIEDVENPENNKVPNPVTTFEQAFRNYPEILDEIRKQGFQEPSPIQCQAWPVLLSGKDMIGIAQTGTGKTLAFLLPALIHIDGQETPRDKRVGPNVMIMAPTRELALQIYSEVQKYSYRGIKATCLYGGGSRKEQVLSVEKGVNIVIATPGRLNDLVMAGTLNVSEISYLVLDEADRMLDMGFEPQIRKALIDVRPDRQTVMTSATWPDGVRRLVKSYMNDPIQVYVGSLDLAATHSVRQIIKIIDESEKTQELHNFFQSMGDKDKAMVFFGKKARVDDLASELALSGVNAQSIHGGREQADREQALADLKSGEVKILLATDVASRGIDIEDITLVFNYDFPRDIEEYVHRVGRTGRAGRSGESISLVTRGDWAIAKQLIAILEEASQEVPEELFQMCERYDAWKERKAQDKDLARMDARGGGGRYGGERGGDNNSFGGGGGRGRGGRGGRGGGRGGRGRNNYDSFY; translated from the exons ATGTCATTTATTTCTTTGTTGTGTATTCtctttatatatgtatatacatatcTTGGTTATCAAATTCAACGGCTTAGGAATGTACTAAGTCAGATCGTATTTGCGATTCTTAGAAAAACT ATGAGTAATTGGGGTGACAATAGATCACGAGGAGGCAGAGGTGGAAGAGGAGGAAACCAAGATGGTTATCAACGCCGTGAATGGACGAATTCTAATCGTGATAACAATCAAGGACGAGAATCTCGAGGTAGTAACGCGAGCTATGGGAGTCAAGGACAAGACTCAAATTCAGTGACGATTCAAATTCAGCAGAAATTCGTTGGAAAAATCATTGGTCGTCAAGGTGCTACTATTAAGGATCTACAAGCTCAATCTGGAGCTAACatcagt ATTGACAAGAGCACTGATGGTATTGGAACATCAGTCAGGATAACCGGCAGTGAAGAGGCAAGAGAAAAGGCACAGGAATTGATCAACAATATTACTAGCGATGATTCATCGTATGGATCTCGACAAGGTGATAGACAGCAAACATACGATTCAAGACAAGATGACAGACAGTCATACGGTTCCAGATCAAATAACAGGCAGTCTTATGAGCATCAAGATGACCGTGAACCTTACGGGTCAGCGAGGTGGGATAGCGATCAACAAAACCAAAGCCAAAATTATCAGCAGTCTCAAAGCCAAAATTATCAGCAGCCATCAAACACTCAGCGTAGCTGGCACCAACCTCAGTCAGATCCACAACAGCAATCATCTCAGCCTCAGGAAGAAGAGCGTGATCCTTTAGATTTCGGTGACTTTGATTGGGCTGCTGTGAACGAAGAGCAGAAGAACTTCGAGCAAGAGCGCTGGAAACACTTGAAACCactgaagaaaaatttctacatcGAAGATCCTCAAGTCGCTAACATGTCTCCGGAAGAAGCGGCTCGAATCCGTCAGTCAAAGAATAACATTGACTGTCGCGTTATGATTGAAGATGTTGAGAATCCTGAGAACAACAAAGTCCCGAACCCCGTGACGACATTCGAGCAAGCGTTTCGTAATTATCCAGAAATTCTGGATGAGATTCGCAAGCAAGGCTTCCAAGAACCTAGTCCAATTCAGTGTCAAGCATGGCCGGTTTTACTGAGTGGAAAGGATATGATTGGAATTGCCCAGACAGGTACTGGAAAAACTTTAGCGTTCTTGCTACCTGCTTTGATTCATATTGACGGACAAGAGACTCCTCGTGATAAACGTGTCGGTCCTAATGTCATGATAATGGCGCCTACTAGAGAGTTAGCTCTGCAAATTTACAGCGAAGTTCAAAAGTACAGCTACCGTGGTATCAAAGCCACTTGCTTGTATGGAGGAGGAAGCCGCAAAGAACAAGTCCTCAGTGTAGAGAAAGGAGTTAATATTGTGATTGCTACTCCCGGAAGATTGAATGATCTTGTGATGGCTGGTACTCTCAATGTCAGCGAAATAAGTTATCTTGTACTTGATGAAGCTGACAGAATGTTAGACATGGGATTCGAGCCCCAAATTCGCAAGGCTTTGATTGATGTTCGTCCTGACCGTCAGACTGTTATGACcag tGCTACATGGCCCGATGGAGTCAGAAGATTAGTTAAATCGTATATGAATGACCCCATCCAAGTTTACGTTGGATCTCTGGACTTGGCTGCTACGCATTCAGTGcgacaaataattaaaattattgatgaatCCGAAAAAACTCAAGAA CTCCACAACTTCTTTCAAAGTATGGGAGATAAAGACAAAGCAATGGTTTTCTTCGGTAAAAAAGCGCGAGTTGATGACTTAGCTAGTGAACTTGCTCTTAGCGGTGTAAATGCACAAAGTATTCATGGTGGACGCGAACAAGCGGACCGAGAACAAGCTCTAGCTGACTTGAAATCTGGCGAAGTAAAAATTCTTCTTGCTACCGATGTCGCTAGTCGTGGTATTGATATTGAGGATATCAC acTTGTGTTCAATTATGATTTCCCTCGTGATATTGAAGAATATGTCCATCGTGTTGGCCGTACTGGGCGTGCTGGTCGCTCTGGTGAGAGTATTAGTCTTGTTACTCGTGGTGATTGGGCTATTGCTAAGCAACTAATCGCTATTTTAGAAGAAGCTAGTCAG GAAGTACCTGAAGAACTATTTCAAATGTGCGAGCGTTATGATGCATGGAAAGAGCGTAAAGCTCAAGATAAAGATTTAGCACGTATGGACGCTCGTGGAGGTGGAGGTCGTTACGGCGGCGAACGTGGTGGAGATAACAACTCTTTCGGAGGCGGCGGAGGACGTGGAAGAGGTGGACGAGGAGGACGAGGAGGAGGCCGCG
- the LOC123261228 gene encoding rRNA 2'-O-methyltransferase fibrillarin-like, giving the protein MSDSYNRDYTNRRRRSDSGSGGGGGSNSGGGGGSTRGAGSTSGGGGGSRRGFGGGGGGGGGGGGGGGSYRGYGNRKYGSDSRDRRNGGGYQRKEWSNSYRDSRGRDGSRSNGSYHGNYDRQSTTVMHIQQQHVGKIIGRGGSNIKDLQAQSNARINIDKSGYRDGIPVTITGSPEARQKAKHLIEDVINDRSSYGSGNDRGSSYSSRRSDRGPY; this is encoded by the exons aTGAGTGACAGTTATAATCGCGATTATACTAACAGAAGGAGACGTAGCGACAGTGGAAGTGGTGGCGGAGGTGGTAGTAACAGTGGAGGCGGTGGAGGTAGCACTAGAGGTGCTGGTAGTACCAGCGGGGGTGGCGGAGGAAGCCGCCGAGGATTTGGAGGCGGTGGCGGAGGAGGTGGCGGCGGAGGAGGAGGTGGTGGAAGTTACAGAGGTTATGGAAATCGCAAATATGGAAGTGATAGTAGAGATAGACGTAATGGTGGTGGATATCAACGTAAAGAATGGAGTAATTCTTATCGCGATAGTCGTGGAAGAGATGGTTCACGTAGTAATGGTTCTTATCATGGGAACTATGATCGACAGAG caCAACTGTCATGCATATTCAGCAACAGCATGTTGGTAAGATTATAGGACGTGGTGGTTCTAATATTAAAGATCTTCAAGCTCAGAGTAATGCTCGcattaat attgaTAAATCTGGGTACAGAGATGGCATTCCTGTTACAATAACAGGATCTCCGGAGGCTCGACAAAAAGCTAAACATCTCATTGAAGATGTTATTAATGATAGATCATCATACGGCTCTGGAAATGATCGTGGATCATCTTACAGTTCAAGACGAAGTGATCGAGGGCCTTATTAA
- the LOC123261182 gene encoding probable ATP-dependent RNA helicase DDX43 isoform X2: MSNWGDNRSRGGRGGRGGNQDGYQRREWTNSNRDNNQGRESRGSNASYGSQGQDSNSVTIQIQQKFVGKIIGRQGATIKDLQAQSGANISIDKSTDGIGTSVRITGSEEAREKAQELINNITSDDSSYGSRQGDRQQTYDSRQDDRQSYGSRSNNRQSYEHQDDREPYGSARWDSDQQNQSQNYQQSQSQNYQQPSNTQRSWHQPQSDPQQQSSQPQEEERDPLDFGDFDWAAVNEEQKNFEQERWKHLKPLKKNFYIEDPQVANMSPEEAARIRQSKNNIDCRVMIEDVENPENNKVPNPVTTFEQAFRNYPEILDEIRKQGFQEPSPIQCQAWPVLLSGKDMIGIAQTGTGKTLAFLLPALIHIDGQETPRDKRVGPNVMIMAPTRELALQIYSEVQKYSYRGIKATCLYGGGSRKEQVLSVEKGVNIVIATPGRLNDLVMAGTLNVSEISYLVLDEADRMLDMGFEPQIRKALIDVRPDRQTVMTSATWPDGVRRLVKSYMNDPIQVYVGSLDLAATHSVRQIIKIIDESEKTQELHNFFQSMGDKDKAMVFFGKKARVDDLASELALSGVNAQSIHGGREQADREQALADLKSGEVKILLATDVASRGIDIEDITLVFNYDFPRDIEEYVHRVGRTGRAGRSGESISLVTRGDWAIAKQLIAILEEASQEVPEELFQMCERYDAWKERKAQDKDLARMDARGGGGRYGGERGGDNNSFGGGGGRGRGGRGGRGGGRGGRGRNNYDSFY, translated from the exons ATGAGTAATTGGGGTGACAATAGATCACGAGGAGGCAGAGGTGGAAGAGGAGGAAACCAAGATGGTTATCAACGCCGTGAATGGACGAATTCTAATCGTGATAACAATCAAGGACGAGAATCTCGAGGTAGTAACGCGAGCTATGGGAGTCAAGGACAAGACTCAAATTCAGTGACGATTCAAATTCAGCAGAAATTCGTTGGAAAAATCATTGGTCGTCAAGGTGCTACTATTAAGGATCTACAAGCTCAATCTGGAGCTAACatcagt ATTGACAAGAGCACTGATGGTATTGGAACATCAGTCAGGATAACCGGCAGTGAAGAGGCAAGAGAAAAGGCACAGGAATTGATCAACAATATTACTAGCGATGATTCATCGTATGGATCTCGACAAGGTGATAGACAGCAAACATACGATTCAAGACAAGATGACAGACAGTCATACGGTTCCAGATCAAATAACAGGCAGTCTTATGAGCATCAAGATGACCGTGAACCTTACGGGTCAGCGAGGTGGGATAGCGATCAACAAAACCAAAGCCAAAATTATCAGCAGTCTCAAAGCCAAAATTATCAGCAGCCATCAAACACTCAGCGTAGCTGGCACCAACCTCAGTCAGATCCACAACAGCAATCATCTCAGCCTCAGGAAGAAGAGCGTGATCCTTTAGATTTCGGTGACTTTGATTGGGCTGCTGTGAACGAAGAGCAGAAGAACTTCGAGCAAGAGCGCTGGAAACACTTGAAACCactgaagaaaaatttctacatcGAAGATCCTCAAGTCGCTAACATGTCTCCGGAAGAAGCGGCTCGAATCCGTCAGTCAAAGAATAACATTGACTGTCGCGTTATGATTGAAGATGTTGAGAATCCTGAGAACAACAAAGTCCCGAACCCCGTGACGACATTCGAGCAAGCGTTTCGTAATTATCCAGAAATTCTGGATGAGATTCGCAAGCAAGGCTTCCAAGAACCTAGTCCAATTCAGTGTCAAGCATGGCCGGTTTTACTGAGTGGAAAGGATATGATTGGAATTGCCCAGACAGGTACTGGAAAAACTTTAGCGTTCTTGCTACCTGCTTTGATTCATATTGACGGACAAGAGACTCCTCGTGATAAACGTGTCGGTCCTAATGTCATGATAATGGCGCCTACTAGAGAGTTAGCTCTGCAAATTTACAGCGAAGTTCAAAAGTACAGCTACCGTGGTATCAAAGCCACTTGCTTGTATGGAGGAGGAAGCCGCAAAGAACAAGTCCTCAGTGTAGAGAAAGGAGTTAATATTGTGATTGCTACTCCCGGAAGATTGAATGATCTTGTGATGGCTGGTACTCTCAATGTCAGCGAAATAAGTTATCTTGTACTTGATGAAGCTGACAGAATGTTAGACATGGGATTCGAGCCCCAAATTCGCAAGGCTTTGATTGATGTTCGTCCTGACCGTCAGACTGTTATGACcag tGCTACATGGCCCGATGGAGTCAGAAGATTAGTTAAATCGTATATGAATGACCCCATCCAAGTTTACGTTGGATCTCTGGACTTGGCTGCTACGCATTCAGTGcgacaaataattaaaattattgatgaatCCGAAAAAACTCAAGAA CTCCACAACTTCTTTCAAAGTATGGGAGATAAAGACAAAGCAATGGTTTTCTTCGGTAAAAAAGCGCGAGTTGATGACTTAGCTAGTGAACTTGCTCTTAGCGGTGTAAATGCACAAAGTATTCATGGTGGACGCGAACAAGCGGACCGAGAACAAGCTCTAGCTGACTTGAAATCTGGCGAAGTAAAAATTCTTCTTGCTACCGATGTCGCTAGTCGTGGTATTGATATTGAGGATATCAC acTTGTGTTCAATTATGATTTCCCTCGTGATATTGAAGAATATGTCCATCGTGTTGGCCGTACTGGGCGTGCTGGTCGCTCTGGTGAGAGTATTAGTCTTGTTACTCGTGGTGATTGGGCTATTGCTAAGCAACTAATCGCTATTTTAGAAGAAGCTAGTCAG GAAGTACCTGAAGAACTATTTCAAATGTGCGAGCGTTATGATGCATGGAAAGAGCGTAAAGCTCAAGATAAAGATTTAGCACGTATGGACGCTCGTGGAGGTGGAGGTCGTTACGGCGGCGAACGTGGTGGAGATAACAACTCTTTCGGAGGCGGCGGAGGACGTGGAAGAGGTGGACGAGGAGGACGAGGAGGAGGCCGCG
- the LOC123261235 gene encoding DNA repair protein Rev1 — translation MSKKKKKIEAWAENGLEDWGSYMAAKKAKLEEQFEEAAVTEFTEATKLFEGIAIFVNGYTHPCTDDLKRLMMEHGGTYHHYLRSGRTTHLIASNLPYSKIIMYRKSKNPLPLCKPEWITDSIKANKLLDWRPYLLYSTTSVTQPQLNFKNDNQESLATASSNQPIKNLAVDTDEKAVDCDSNKVKDQEFYDSMPGPSNCKPSSTSNNENLKGSNNIHKIRNGTALCSKNDEFITEFYNNSRLHHISTMGATFKEYVNELRAKNTGSYPGFDCLKKLNLDDKLVKEKNSDECNDSDSDESIFNSERISAIKAQKEQNKIDDLKDDSDSEEDLFDLDKPTPKRKSLKPKEDNKFVIMHIDMDCFFVSVGLRNKPELKGLPIAVTHARGNRPTSTNSNNNNNKDEEFLSMAEIASCSYEARKLGIKNGMFLGQALKLCPNLKTIKYDFEGYKQVSYILYNTVASYTLNIEAVSCDEMYADVTKIMTECNLTPEEFAGIIRKEIKDKTGCPVSTGFGGNKLQARLATKRAKPDGQFYLTSSKVKDYISSIGVRELPGVGYSTMQSLKKMNIKTCSDLQEIPLIVLQKEFGKKTGELLYSMCRGIDTTKLNIEHVRKSVSAEVNYGIRFDDDNDAREFLKKLSQEVCTRLSRINAKGRCITLKLMVRAKNAPKETAKFMGHGICDNFTKSKNFISAIDDEVVVTREVLGLWEVMQQPANDIRGIGIQISRLEMLKKNADTYMMKFVAKAKQAGNQDKEDKNFGGNSKDTDKCSDIGNKCQNSVNIVDKNSKDINKKNKVKPLGLKAFFTATKPNVKNFKPVDNFPTSTEIDKAVLNELPEDIKMEILNYHKIEPGTSVDGKNNEGDVKLMKTLGNAEVKNKPTVEVDVEDKNKILVQGSQGIDESVLTELPEDIRNEILATKPIVKKKSVQEIDKNYFKQVKPGKFSKTKLPEVQELDMQVLIELPDDIRNEIMNHYKSSNGQDEAEAGVSGMAQDGGNEERSVESNQRRLIDETNFTFSQVDPEFLAALSEDMKQDVKMYCLSKKREKERKKNGNEQIHLPIPIRASNEVKPKRGRKPKKFILNSNNSNSVKTNKNNNNNNVQNNNNKIVSKAKEVKINGNLDEKNLMIKRRSFLENEINILSNEIRVNDRREAIKSHQSVFRGRSVKSYEHQEMLNNLVNYLFSLPLLQVKNHLQAWILNSPYANEIDILSIATFLSMLPIEKRIEDLHILMKTMYRCMTKSGSCVWHETYRKTVEHVQHYMQIEYNSNLLLPLIRCNRRECKK, via the exons atgtcaaaaaaaaagaaaaaaatagaagCTTGGGCTGAAAATGGATTGGAAGATTGg gGGTCGTATATGGCAGCAAAAAAAGCCAAGTTAGAAGAACAATTTGAGGAGGCTGCTGTCACTGAATTTACGGAGGCAACAAAATTGTTTGAAGGAATAGCGATATTTGTCAATGGTTACACACATCCATGTACTGATGATTTGAAGCGATTGATGATGGAACATGGGGGTACTTATCACCATTATTTGCGCTCTGGAAGAACGACACATCTAATTGCTTCTAATTTACCGtacagtaaaataattatgtatcGCAAAAGTAAGAATCCACTCCCGCTTTGTAAACCCGAGTGGATTACGGACAGTATCAAAGCTAATAAACTGCTAGATTGGAGGCCTTATTTGCTATACTCGACTACATCGGTTACACAGCcgcaattaaatttcaaaaatgataatcagGAATCCCTTGCCACAGCGAGCTCTAATCAgccgattaaaaatttagctgTTGATACAGATGAGAAAGCGGTTGATTGTGACAGTAATAAAGTTAAAGATCAAGAATTTTATGACAGTATGCCAGGTCCTTCAAATTGTAAACCGAGTTCTACAtctaataatgaaaatttaaaaggtAGTAATAATATTCATAAGATACGTAATGGCACAGCATTATGTTctaaaaatgatgaatttattactgaattttataataattctcGTCTGCATCATATATCAACAATGGGAGCAACGTTCAAAGAATATGTTAATGAATTACGTGCTAAAAATACTGGTTCGTATCCTGGATTCGATTGTTTGAAAAAGTTGAATCTTGATGATAAATTAgttaaagagaaaaattcagATGAGTGTAATGATTCTGATTCTGACGAATCGATATTTAATAGCGAGCGTATTTCTGCAATAAAAGCTCAAAaagaacaaaacaaaatagatGATCTGAAGGATGACAGTGATTCAGAGGAAGATTTATTTGACTTAGATAAGCCTACACCGAAAAGAAAATCACTGAAACCCAAAgaagataataaatttgtgATAATGCACATTGATATGGATTGCTTTTTTGTATCCGTAGGTTTAAGAAATAAACCAGAGTTAAAAGGATTGCCCATTGCCGTAACTCATGCTCGTGGAAATAGACCAACCTCCacaaatagtaataataataataataaagatgaaGAATTTTTGTCCATGGCAGAAATAGCATCTTGTTCGTATGAAGCAAGAAAATTAGGAATTAAAAACGGTATGTTTTTAGGACAAGCATTGAAGCTATGTcccaatttaaaaacaataaaatacgACTTTGAAGGGTACAAACAAGTGTCTTATATTCTTTACAATACTGTGGCTTCATACACTCTGAATATTGAAGCGGTGAGCTGCGATGAAATGTATGCAGATGTTACTAAAATAATGACTGAGTGTAATCTAACACCTGAAGAATTTGCTGGCATAATACGAAAGGAAATAAAAGACAAAACTGGTTGTCCTGTATCGACTGGGTTTGGAGGTAATAAACTGCAAGCTCGTTTGGCTACTAAACGTGCCAAACCTGAcggacaattttatttaacaagtaGTAAAGTCAAGGATTACATTAGCAGCATTGGTGTGAGGGAATTACCGGGTGTAGGATACTCAACGATGCAATCGTTAaagaaaatgaatattaaaacttGCTCAGATTTGCAAGAGATTCCGTTGATTGTTTTGCAAAAGGAGTTTGGTAAGAAAACCGGTGAGCTTTTGTACAGCATGTGCAGAGGAATAGACACCaccaaattaaatattgagcaTGTAAGAAAATCTGTGTCCGCTGAAGTTAATTACGGGATACGTTTTGATGACGACAATGATGCAAgagagtttttaaaaaaattgtcccaaGAAGTTTGCACAAGATTATCGAGAATCAATGCGAAAGGACGATGCATTACGTTAAAATTGATGGTGAGAGCCAAGAATGCCCCGAAAGAAACAGCTAAATTTATGGGTCATGGAATCTGTGACAATTTTACTaagtctaaaaatttcatttctgCCATTGATGATGAGGTTGTTGTCACCAGAGAGGTATTGGGGCTGTGGGAAGTGATGCAGCAGCCGGCTAATGATATACGAGGCATTGGCATTCAGATATCGAGACTGGagatgttgaaaaaaaatgctgATACTTATATGATGAAATTTGTTGCTAAAGCTAAGCAGGCTGGTAATCAAGATAaggaagataaaaattttggaggAAATTCTAAAGACACTGATAAATGTTCTGATATTGGGAATAAGTGTCAGAATTCAGTAAatattgttgataaaaatagtaaagatattaataaaaaaaataaagtcaagCCACTAGGTTTAAAGGCGTTTTTTACAGCAACAAAACcgaatgttaaaaattttaaaccagTTGATAATTTTCCAACTTCTACGGAAATTGACAAGGCTGTGTTGAATGAATTACCTGAGGATATTAAAATGGAGATATTAAATTACCATAAAATTGAACCTGGTACTTCGGTGGATGGTAAGAATAATGAGGGTGATGTAAAGTTAATGAAAACGTTGGGTAATgcagaagtaaaaaataaaccaacTGTTGAAGTTGACGTtgaggataaaaataaaattttagtgcAAGGGTCACAAGGGATTGATGAATCAGTATTAACAGAATTACCGGAAGACATAAGAAATGAAATTCTGGCTACTAAGccgattgttaaaaaaaagtcagttCAAGAAAtagacaaaaattattttaaacaggTAAAACCTGGTAAATTTAGTAAAACAAAATTACCCGAGGTACAAGAACTTGATATGCAGGTACTGATTGAACTGCCAGATGATATAAGAAATGAGATAATGAATCATTATAAGTCAAGTAATGGGCAGGATGAAGCGGAAGCTGGAGTGAGTGGGATGGCTCAAGACGGTGGAAATGAAGAGAGATCGGTTGAAAGTAATCAAAGGAGATTAATTGATGAAACGAATTTTACTTTTTCGCAAGTTGATCCCGAGTTTCTTGCAGCACTGTCTGAGGACATGAAACAAGACGTCAAAATGTACTGTCTGAGCAAGAAGAGAGAAAAAGAACGCAAGAAAAATGGTAATGAGCAAATTCATTTGCCGATTCCGATTCGCGCAAGCAATGAGGTAAAACCTAAGCGTGGTCGCAagcctaaaaaatttattctgaacagcaataatagtaatagtgtaaagactaataaaaataataataataacaatgtgcaaaataataataataaaattgtatctAAAGCCAAAGAAGTTAAAATAAATGGTAatcttgatgaaaaaaatttaatgataaaacgCAGAAGCTTTttagaaaatgaaataaatatattgtcTAATGAAATTAGAGTTAATGATAGACGTGAAGCTATCAAGTCTCATCAATCAGTATTCCGTGGTCGCAGTGTCAAGTCATATGAACATCAAGAGATGTtgaataatttagtaaattatttatttagtctTCCATTGCTTCAG gtaaaaaatcatttacaaGCATGGATTTTAAACTCGCCATATGCTAATGAAATAGATATATTATCGATAGCTACATTTCTTAGTATGCTCCCAATTGAAAAACGTATTGAAGACTTGCATATATTAATGAAAACAATGTACAG ATGTATGACCAAAAGTGGAAGTTGTGTTTGGCATGAAACATATAGGAAAACTGTTGAGCACGTTCAACATTATATGCAAATAGAGTacaatagtaatttattattaccattGATAAGATGTAACCGCCGCGAATGCAAAAAGTGA